A single genomic interval of Flavobacterium sp. N2820 harbors:
- a CDS encoding tRNA-(ms[2]io[6]A)-hydroxylase, translated as MFRLKLPTDPRWANIAEGNLEEILTDHAWCELKAASNAIMLINLLPEFTEITTELTKISKEELDHFEQVHEIIKARGWVLGRERKDSYVNDLFKFMKPGNRKHLIVERMLFAAMIEARSCERFKVLSDNIQDEELAVFYRELMISEANHYTSFLQFAHELAEEGYDVKKRWEEWLEFEAKVIESYGKSETIHG; from the coding sequence ATGTTTCGTTTAAAATTACCAACCGACCCAAGATGGGCTAACATTGCTGAAGGAAATTTAGAAGAAATTCTAACTGATCATGCTTGGTGCGAACTAAAAGCGGCTTCAAATGCGATTATGTTAATCAATTTATTGCCTGAATTTACTGAAATCACAACGGAATTAACCAAAATTTCAAAAGAAGAGTTGGATCATTTTGAGCAAGTGCATGAAATCATCAAAGCACGTGGTTGGGTTTTAGGACGCGAACGAAAAGACAGTTATGTAAACGATTTATTTAAGTTTATGAAGCCAGGAAATCGCAAGCATTTAATTGTAGAACGCATGTTGTTTGCGGCAATGATTGAAGCCAGAAGTTGCGAACGTTTTAAAGTACTTTCCGATAATATTCAAGACGAAGAATTAGCTGTTTTTTATAGAGAATTAATGATTTCGGAAGCCAACCATTATACTTCATTTTTACAATTTGCGCACGAATTAGCAGAAGAAGGTTACGACGTTAAAAAACGTTGGGAAGAATGGTTAGAATTTGAAGCAAAAGTGATTGAAAGTTACGGAAAATCGGAGACGATTCATGGGTAA